A stretch of Parvimonas micra DNA encodes these proteins:
- a CDS encoding ABC transporter permease has protein sequence MFWRMVFGTLIRQRKKMFMIAFTVALGVSLATGMLNVMLGVGDKVNKELKTYGANINVVSKDALLISDLYELENSETTTNDKYLKEEDLPKIKQIFWGFSIVDFTPYLEKTAKVNNQKTKLIGTWFSKHMDLTTGEQIDTGMKNLKNWWKITGEWLNEDDDNSIMVGSLFAGKNGVKVGDKIEISNGKNTKMYNVKGIFESGGNEDLNVFSTLKSVQDLYGIEGKISNIEVSALTTPDNELAKKATRDPNSLTPTEYETWYCTAYVSSICYQIQEVVEDSVAKPIRQVAESEGKILDKTKLLMILITALGSIGSALGISNLVTATVMEKSQEIGLIKAIGGSNLRIMLLILTEIVLTGIIGGIAGYFIGLGFTQIIGITVFGSYIEPAVMVIPIDIALVIGVSLIGSIPAIHYLFKLKPTEVLHGR, from the coding sequence ATGTTTTGGAGAATGGTTTTTGGAACTTTAATCAGACAACGAAAAAAGATGTTTATGATAGCTTTTACTGTCGCACTTGGTGTATCTCTTGCTACAGGAATGTTAAATGTAATGCTTGGAGTTGGTGATAAAGTAAATAAAGAGCTTAAAACTTATGGGGCAAATATAAATGTAGTTTCTAAGGATGCTTTATTAATTTCTGATTTGTATGAATTAGAAAATTCTGAAACTACAACAAATGATAAATATTTAAAAGAAGAAGATTTACCTAAAATCAAACAAATTTTTTGGGGGTTTTCTATAGTTGATTTTACTCCTTATCTTGAGAAAACTGCAAAAGTTAATAATCAAAAAACTAAATTAATAGGTACATGGTTTTCTAAACACATGGATTTAACAACTGGTGAACAAATTGATACTGGTATGAAAAACTTAAAAAATTGGTGGAAAATCACTGGAGAATGGTTAAATGAAGATGACGATAATAGTATTATGGTTGGAAGCTTGTTTGCGGGAAAAAACGGAGTTAAAGTTGGAGATAAAATAGAAATAAGTAATGGTAAAAATACTAAGATGTATAATGTTAAAGGAATATTTGAATCCGGTGGAAATGAAGATTTAAACGTTTTTTCTACTTTGAAGTCAGTTCAAGACTTATATGGAATTGAAGGAAAAATTTCTAATATAGAAGTTTCTGCACTTACTACTCCTGATAATGAATTAGCAAAAAAAGCAACTAGAGATCCAAATAGCTTAACACCTACTGAATATGAAACTTGGTATTGTACAGCTTATGTTAGTTCTATTTGTTATCAAATACAAGAAGTTGTTGAAGATAGTGTAGCCAAACCTATAAGACAAGTAGCAGAGTCAGAAGGAAAAATATTAGATAAAACGAAATTACTTATGATTTTAATTACAGCATTAGGATCAATTGGTTCTGCACTTGGAATTTCAAATCTTGTTACTGCAACTGTAATGGAAAAAAGTCAGGAAATAGGTCTTATAAAAGCAATTGGAGGTTCTAATCTTAGGATAATGTTGCTTATTTTAACAGAAATTGTATTAACTGGTATCATAGGTGGCATAGCAGGATATTTTATTGGCCTTGGATTTACACAAATAATAGGTATTACTGTGTTTGGATCTTATATAGAACCAGCAGTAATGGTTATTCCTATTGATATTGCTCTGGTAATTGGAGTTTCATTAATTGGAAGTATTCCGGCTATACATTATCTATTTAAACTTAAACCGACAGAAGTTCTTCATGGAAGGTAG
- a CDS encoding ABC transporter permease, producing MSKRKMYLKMILSSFIRRKSRMVVALLAVIIGATIMSGLITIYFDIPRQLGKEFRSYGANFICLPSEGKITEEEYKEFKEIIKNMNVVGIAPYRYETTKINQKPYILAGTDMDGAKKNSPFWYVEGEWATNSDSNEVMVGKEIAKTLGLSVGDKFKVSGVKHGKSAIASDVNDSAEKSKNKDTGDDFYDVTLTVKGIITTGGKEESFIFLNIDKLNEIVEDTTKIDSIECSIEANHNELDTFAKNLSNKLPNVIGSAVKRVTQSQDTVLNKLTALILLVNIVILVLTTISVSTTMMAIIAERRKEIGLKKALGAHNKEIIMDFIGESVLLGLIGGVIGVIFGFIFAQRVSLSVFGRTITFQYILIPVIVVISVLVTTAGCILPVKKAVDIDPALVLKGE from the coding sequence ATGAGTAAGAGAAAAATGTATTTAAAAATGATTTTAAGTTCTTTCATAAGAAGAAAGTCAAGAATGGTAGTAGCTTTATTAGCTGTAATAATAGGAGCTACGATTATGTCTGGTCTTATTACTATATATTTTGATATCCCAAGACAGTTGGGTAAAGAATTTAGATCATATGGCGCTAATTTTATATGTCTACCTAGTGAAGGAAAAATTACTGAAGAAGAATATAAAGAATTTAAAGAAATTATAAAAAATATGAATGTTGTAGGTATAGCTCCATACCGATATGAGACGACAAAAATTAATCAAAAACCATATATTCTTGCGGGTACTGATATGGATGGAGCAAAAAAAAATAGTCCTTTTTGGTATGTTGAAGGAGAATGGGCAACAAATAGCGATTCAAATGAAGTTATGGTAGGAAAAGAAATTGCCAAAACTTTAGGACTTTCAGTAGGAGATAAATTTAAAGTTAGTGGAGTAAAACACGGGAAAAGTGCAATTGCATCAGATGTGAATGATTCTGCAGAGAAAAGTAAAAATAAAGATACAGGTGATGATTTTTACGACGTAACTTTAACAGTAAAAGGAATAATTACAACTGGGGGTAAAGAAGAATCCTTTATATTTTTAAATATAGACAAACTAAATGAAATAGTTGAAGATACAACAAAAATTGATTCAATTGAATGTAGTATAGAAGCTAATCACAATGAATTAGATACTTTCGCAAAAAATTTGAGTAATAAATTACCTAATGTTATAGGTTCTGCTGTAAAAAGAGTTACTCAATCTCAAGATACTGTATTAAATAAATTAACTGCTTTAATATTATTAGTTAATATAGTTATATTAGTTTTGACAACAATTTCAGTTTCGACAACTATGATGGCGATAATTGCTGAAAGAAGAAAAGAAATAGGATTAAAAAAAGCACTTGGGGCACATAATAAAGAAATTATAATGGATTTTATAGGAGAGAGTGTATTGCTTGGACTAATTGGAGGAGTTATTGGTGTTATATTTGGGTTTATATTTGCTCAAAGAGTAAGTCTTAGTGTTTTTGGTAGGACAATTACATTCCAATATATATTAATTCCTGTAATTGTTGTGATTTCAGTATTAGTAACTACTGCAGGTTGTATTTTACCGGTTAAAAAAGCTGTTGACATTGATCCTGCATTAGTATTAAAAGGAGAGTAA
- a CDS encoding ABC transporter ATP-binding protein, translating to MDNDKVILELRDVSKIYESVNALSNINLKVKKGDWIAIMGSSGSGKTTMMNIIGCMDRPSNGQVLIDGIDISKESQKNLTNIRREKIGLIFQQFHLISYLTALENVMVAQYYHSMIDEKEALEALKKVGLGDRAKHLPSQLSGGEQQRVCIARALINNPEIILADEPTGNLDEANEIMVIEILKQLHKEGATIIVVTHDPEVGDEAMRKIILDYGKIVDDKLLTI from the coding sequence ATGGATAATGATAAAGTAATATTAGAACTTAGAGATGTTTCTAAAATTTATGAATCAGTTAATGCTCTTAGTAACATTAATTTAAAGGTTAAAAAAGGTGACTGGATTGCTATAATGGGCTCATCAGGTTCTGGAAAAACAACTATGATGAATATAATAGGATGTATGGATAGACCATCAAATGGACAAGTATTAATTGATGGAATAGACATTTCAAAAGAAAGTCAAAAAAATCTTACTAATATTAGAAGAGAAAAAATTGGTCTTATATTTCAACAATTTCATTTGATTAGTTATTTAACTGCTTTAGAAAATGTAATGGTTGCTCAGTATTATCATAGTATGATTGATGAAAAAGAAGCTTTAGAAGCACTTAAAAAAGTAGGTCTTGGTGATAGAGCAAAGCATTTGCCAAGTCAATTATCTGGTGGAGAACAACAAAGAGTATGTATAGCAAGAGCTTTAATAAATAATCCTGAAATAATATTAGCTGATGAACCAACAGGAAATTTGGATGAAGCAAATGAAATTATGGTAATAGAAATTCTAAAACAACTTCACAAGGAAGGTGCTACTATAATTGTTGTTACTCATGATCCTGAAGTAGGAGATGAGGCTATGAGAAAAATAATATTAGATTATGGAAAAATTGTAGATGATAAATTATTGACAATATAA
- a CDS encoding FMN-binding protein, protein MKRKNFNFLIILILSMIFVTSCSSKKTLKDGVYEGYYKDESSNVKVVITVKDKKIVDCVREERENKNNKIKDENYGKDDADFNYKQAQKAVKNSEGYAKKLVEAQDIDKVDSVSGATISYKRFKNAVNNALNK, encoded by the coding sequence ATGAAAAGGAAAAATTTTAATTTTTTGATTATTCTAATTTTATCTATGATATTTGTTACTTCATGTAGTTCAAAAAAAACATTAAAAGATGGAGTATATGAAGGATATTACAAAGATGAAAGTTCAAATGTTAAAGTCGTAATTACTGTTAAAGATAAGAAAATTGTAGATTGTGTTAGAGAAGAGAGAGAAAACAAGAATAATAAGATAAAAGACGAAAATTATGGTAAAGATGATGCTGATTTTAATTATAAGCAAGCACAAAAAGCTGTAAAAAATAGTGAAGGATATGCAAAAAAGTTAGTTGAGGCTCAAGATATTGATAAAGTTGACTCAGTTAGTGGAGCGACAATTTCTTATAAAAGATTTAAAAATGCGGTTAATAATGCTTTAAATAAATAA
- a CDS encoding DUF4418 family protein produces the protein MKILKKKIVNIIILLLGTVLALTPFVIAPVCPAMANGSRMSCYYSGLLVTCVGIGIVIISLVSVFVDNKISKIIFNIINILAGISVHLIPNKIIKVTIGAGKDGAPRFMGYCMKDSMDCIKHNTFTIVSILGIAIALISIFYLIYVLIRKEN, from the coding sequence GTGAAAATATTAAAGAAGAAAATTGTTAATATTATTATTTTACTATTAGGGACTGTACTTGCATTAACACCATTTGTAATCGCACCTGTTTGTCCTGCAATGGCGAATGGGTCAAGAATGAGTTGTTATTATAGTGGTCTATTAGTAACTTGTGTTGGTATAGGAATTGTTATAATTTCATTAGTATCTGTTTTTGTAGATAATAAAATTTCAAAGATTATTTTTAATATTATTAATATATTAGCAGGAATTAGTGTTCATTTAATACCAAATAAAATAATTAAGGTTACTATTGGTGCCGGAAAAGATGGAGCTCCTAGATTTATGGGATATTGCATGAAAGATTCTATGGATTGTATCAAACATAATACATTTACAATAGTTTCTATTTTAGGAATTGCAATTGCTCTTATCTCAATTTTTTATTTGATTTATGTTTTGATAAGAAAAGAAAATTAA
- a CDS encoding ABC transporter permease produces MTNKKIDIKFLAKENIRKKPLRSISLISIIAIFVLFLFCGTILSSSISGGVNNLSNRLGADIIVVPEGYKANIESVLLKGEPSEFYLPNDSLEKIKKIEGIESATPQLYVATLSASCCSYPVQIIGIDYDTDFLIKPWLQKTLKRELKDDEVIVGSNIVGEKNSKVKFFEEELDIVGKLEQTGMGFDATVFVNMKTARKLAKASERIQKNPASEGEKISTILLKLKPNYSASEVSNKIMKEYAKDGIFAMFSKKFVNEVSSNLKVISSYIYISIAVIWGMSMILLAVVFSVILNERKKELSILRVLGASKKKLSKIIMYESLYIGFYGSVLGIIIGIIAVFSIIPIIQKNLNLPFLTPSMPKLVLVSLFSLLVGTVIGCLSSLNSARKISRTDVYLTMREND; encoded by the coding sequence ATGACTAATAAGAAAATTGATATTAAGTTTTTAGCGAAAGAAAACATAAGAAAAAAACCCCTTAGAAGTATTTCATTAATTAGTATTATTGCTATTTTTGTTTTATTTTTATTCTGCGGTACGATTTTATCATCAAGTATTTCTGGTGGAGTTAATAATCTGTCAAATAGACTTGGTGCAGATATTATTGTTGTTCCAGAAGGTTATAAGGCAAATATTGAAAGTGTATTATTAAAAGGAGAACCTAGTGAATTTTATCTTCCTAATGATTCATTAGAAAAGATAAAAAAAATTGAAGGTATAGAATCAGCAACACCTCAGCTTTATGTTGCAACACTTTCTGCATCTTGTTGCTCGTACCCCGTTCAAATTATAGGAATAGATTATGATACAGATTTTTTAATTAAGCCTTGGCTTCAAAAAACACTTAAGAGAGAATTAAAAGATGATGAAGTAATTGTAGGAAGTAATATTGTTGGTGAAAAAAATTCAAAAGTTAAATTTTTTGAAGAAGAGCTTGATATAGTTGGAAAACTCGAACAAACTGGTATGGGTTTTGATGCAACAGTTTTCGTTAATATGAAAACTGCTAGAAAACTTGCAAAAGCAAGCGAACGAATTCAAAAAAATCCAGCTTCTGAAGGCGAAAAAATTTCTACAATTTTATTAAAATTAAAGCCAAATTACAGTGCTTCAGAAGTATCTAATAAGATTATGAAAGAATATGCTAAAGATGGAATTTTTGCTATGTTTAGTAAAAAATTTGTAAATGAAGTATCTTCAAATTTAAAGGTTATTTCAAGTTATATATATATTTCAATAGCTGTAATATGGGGAATGTCAATGATTTTATTGGCAGTAGTATTTTCTGTAATACTTAATGAAAGAAAAAAGGAATTAAGTATTCTTCGAGTGTTAGGAGCGTCTAAGAAAAAGTTATCTAAGATTATTATGTATGAGTCCTTATATATAGGTTTTTATGGATCAGTTCTTGGAATAATTATTGGCATTATAGCTGTGTTTTCAATAATTCCAATTATTCAAAAAAACTTAAATTTACCGTTCTTAACTCCTTCAATGCCAAAATTAGTTCTAGTTTCATTGTTTAGTTTATTAGTTGGAACAGTAATTGGATGTTTATCATCATTAAATTCTGCTAGAAAAATCAGTAGAACTGATGTTTATTTGACTATGAGGGAGAATGATTAG
- a CDS encoding ABC transporter ATP-binding protein: protein MIRMLKVEQLYKTYVRAKEFNALDDVNLDIKSGEFVAIVGKSGSGKSTLLNIISGILSPTSGKVSLDNKEISSLSDDEKSFIRNDLMGFVPQSTVVLSTLNILDNICLPFYLSKREGDPVGRGKYLLKELGLEHLESSYPRELSGGELRRVTIARALMNYPKIILADEPTSDLDVENTKEVLEIMKDINKKNNTTIVLVTHDLACLSYADKVYTMISGKISEGKNI from the coding sequence ATGATTAGAATGTTAAAAGTAGAACAATTATACAAAACATATGTTAGAGCGAAAGAATTTAATGCATTAGATGATGTTAATTTGGATATTAAGAGCGGAGAATTTGTCGCAATAGTCGGAAAATCCGGAAGCGGTAAATCTACACTTTTAAATATCATATCTGGAATATTAAGTCCTACAAGTGGGAAAGTGTCATTGGATAATAAAGAGATAAGCTCTCTTTCTGATGATGAAAAATCTTTTATAAGAAATGACTTAATGGGATTTGTTCCACAATCTACAGTAGTATTGTCAACACTTAACATTCTAGATAATATTTGTTTACCTTTTTATCTAAGTAAAAGAGAAGGAGATCCTGTTGGTCGCGGAAAATATTTGTTAAAAGAATTAGGTTTAGAACATTTAGAAAGTTCATATCCTAGAGAATTATCAGGGGGAGAACTTAGAAGAGTTACAATTGCAAGAGCACTGATGAATTATCCTAAAATAATTCTTGCAGATGAACCTACTTCTGATTTGGATGTTGAAAATACTAAGGAAGTATTAGAAATAATGAAAGATATTAATAAAAAAAATAATACAACAATTGTACTTGTTACACATGACCTAGCATGTCTATCATATGCAGATAAGGTTTATACTATGATTTCTGGAAAAATTTCGGAAGGTAAGAATATATAA
- a CDS encoding HPr family phosphocarrier protein → MLKEKVVVKSEIGLNARVASMFLRNSVKFNSDVILIKDNNRYNGKSILSILSMQVGNGEEIEIEVTGDDENEAMETLISFFEQDLKEFYTI, encoded by the coding sequence ATGTTAAAGGAAAAGGTTGTAGTCAAATCGGAAATTGGCCTTAATGCCAGAGTAGCTTCTATGTTTTTAAGGAATTCAGTAAAATTTAATTCTGATGTTATATTAATAAAAGATAATAATAGATACAATGGAAAAAGTATTTTAAGTATTTTATCAATGCAGGTTGGAAATGGTGAAGAAATAGAAATTGAAGTAACAGGGGATGATGAAAATGAGGCTATGGAAACTTTAATTTCATTTTTTGAACAAGACTTAAAAGAATTTTATACAATATAA
- a CDS encoding NAD(P)H-dependent oxidoreductase subunit E, translated as MAFVFNVDENQDKIDELCEFIDKKKDIPGALMPVLQEAQSIFGYLPEEIMDLIAKRMKIFPAKVFGVATFYSQFSFIPKGKYQISVCMGTACYVKGAQEILNEFCDRVGVDVGGTSEDLKFSVAQTRCIGECNLAPVVTINEDVYAHIKKADIRRIMRKYK; from the coding sequence ATGGCTTTTGTTTTTAATGTTGATGAAAATCAAGACAAAATAGATGAGCTTTGTGAATTTATTGATAAGAAGAAAGATATTCCTGGAGCATTAATGCCAGTTTTACAAGAAGCACAAAGTATTTTTGGGTATCTTCCAGAAGAGATTATGGATTTGATAGCAAAAAGAATGAAAATATTTCCTGCTAAAGTATTTGGTGTTGCTACTTTCTATTCACAATTTTCATTTATTCCAAAAGGAAAATATCAAATTTCTGTATGTATGGGAACTGCTTGTTACGTAAAAGGAGCTCAAGAAATTTTAAATGAGTTTTGTGACAGAGTAGGTGTAGATGTTGGCGGAACTAGTGAAGATTTGAAGTTTTCTGTTGCTCAAACTCGTTGTATTGGTGAATGTAATTTAGCACCTGTTGTTACAATAAATGAAGATGTTTATGCTCATATAAAAAAAGCAGATATCAGAAGAATAATGAGAAAGTATAAATAG
- a CDS encoding complex I 51 kDa subunit family protein, which translates to MIKTEVDFKILDTIKEKNYPLLIERLNQEPDKYIIDENGIRLKGEFFEKQTRIALKNFGIVDEHSVDEYVALGGYYALAKVIGSLTPEEVVNEMKNSGLRGRGGAGFPTGRKWEGAMQQPAGQKYVVCNADEGDPGAFMDRSILEGDPHSVLEGMAICGFAIGADRGFIYVRAEYPKAVINLREAIKKAEEKNLLGDNILGTDFSFHVELRLGAGAFVCGEGTALIESIEGKRGMPRTKVYRTTVKGLFQKPTVLNNVETFANVPQIMYKGSDWYKSIGTEDSSGTKVFALVGKVANAGLVEVPMGTTINEIVYDIGGGTGNDKKVKAVQTGGPSGGCIPTDYFDTPVDFGSLAKIGSIMGSGGMVVMDETDCMVDIARFFLDFTVEESCGKCVPCREGTKRMLELLEKITSGKGEDGDIERLEDLSETITVASLCGLGQTAANPVVSTLHYFRNEYEAHIYDKKCPAGVCQALLEFFITDKCIGCTKCAKACPVDCITGVQKQLHVIEPSKCIKCGSCEAACPVNAIIRR; encoded by the coding sequence ATGATAAAAACTGAAGTTGATTTTAAAATATTAGATACTATTAAAGAAAAAAACTATCCTCTATTAATTGAAAGGTTAAATCAAGAACCTGATAAGTACATAATTGACGAAAATGGTATTCGTCTAAAAGGAGAGTTTTTCGAAAAACAAACTAGAATTGCATTAAAGAATTTTGGAATAGTTGATGAACATAGTGTTGATGAATATGTTGCATTAGGTGGATATTACGCTTTAGCGAAAGTAATAGGAAGTCTTACTCCTGAAGAAGTTGTAAATGAAATGAAAAATTCAGGACTTAGAGGCCGTGGTGGTGCAGGTTTCCCAACAGGGAGAAAATGGGAAGGTGCTATGCAACAACCTGCGGGCCAAAAATACGTAGTATGTAATGCAGATGAAGGAGATCCAGGAGCGTTTATGGATAGATCTATACTTGAAGGAGATCCACATTCTGTATTAGAAGGAATGGCGATTTGTGGCTTTGCGATTGGAGCTGATAGAGGTTTTATCTATGTTAGAGCTGAATATCCTAAAGCTGTCATAAATTTAAGAGAAGCGATAAAGAAGGCTGAAGAAAAGAACCTTCTTGGTGATAATATTCTAGGAACAGATTTTAGTTTTCATGTTGAATTAAGACTTGGTGCTGGAGCATTTGTTTGTGGAGAAGGCACTGCACTTATAGAATCTATAGAAGGTAAACGTGGTATGCCTAGAACTAAGGTTTATAGAACAACAGTTAAAGGCCTTTTCCAAAAACCTACTGTTTTAAATAATGTTGAAACATTTGCAAATGTACCGCAAATTATGTATAAAGGTTCAGATTGGTATAAATCAATTGGTACAGAAGATAGTTCTGGAACTAAAGTATTTGCCCTTGTAGGTAAGGTTGCCAATGCAGGACTTGTTGAAGTTCCTATGGGAACTACAATAAATGAAATTGTATATGACATTGGTGGTGGTACTGGTAATGATAAAAAAGTAAAAGCTGTTCAAACTGGTGGACCTTCTGGTGGTTGTATTCCTACAGATTATTTTGATACACCTGTAGACTTTGGCTCTTTAGCTAAGATTGGTTCTATTATGGGATCAGGTGGAATGGTTGTAATGGATGAAACAGATTGTATGGTTGATATTGCAAGATTTTTCTTAGATTTTACTGTTGAAGAATCTTGTGGTAAATGTGTTCCTTGTAGAGAAGGTACAAAGAGAATGTTAGAGTTATTGGAAAAAATAACTTCTGGGAAAGGTGAAGATGGTGACATTGAAAGACTTGAAGATCTTTCCGAAACAATAACTGTTGCATCACTTTGTGGACTTGGACAAACGGCTGCAAATCCAGTAGTAAGTACTTTACATTATTTTAGAAATGAGTATGAAGCTCATATTTATGATAAAAAATGTCCTGCGGGAGTTTGTCAAGCTCTTCTTGAATTCTTTATTACAGATAAGTGTATTGGTTGTACTAAATGTGCTAAGGCTTGTCCAGTTGATTGTATTACAGGAGTTCAAAAGCAATTACATGTTATTGAACCATCTAAGTGTATTAAATGTGGATCTTGTGAAGCTGCGTGTCCAGTTAATGCTATAATTAGAAGATAG